The Athene noctua chromosome 3, bAthNoc1.hap1.1, whole genome shotgun sequence genome includes a region encoding these proteins:
- the NDUFA5 gene encoding NADH dehydrogenase [ubiquinone] 1 alpha subcomplex subunit 5 isoform X4: MAGTLRKTTGLVGLAVSENPREETDVQKLQDKLNGGHIEEVIVQAENELSLARKMIQWKPWEPLVEEPPSDQWRWPI, translated from the exons ATGGCGGGGACGCTGAGGAAG ACCACTGGACTTGTAGGATTGGCTGTATCGGAAAACCCTCGTGAG GAGACTGATGTGCAAAAACTACAGGACAAACTGAACGGTGGTCACATAGAAGAAGTCATTGTGCAG GCTGAAAATGAGCTTTCCCTGGCAAGAAAAATGATACAGTGGAAACCATGGGAGCCTCTAGTTGAAGAACCTCCTTCTGACCAGTGGAGATGGCCAATATAA
- the NDUFA5 gene encoding NADH dehydrogenase [ubiquinone] 1 alpha subcomplex subunit 5 isoform X3, which translates to MAGTLRKRLRILYTKILGVLQNIPKDAAYRKYTEQIVNQRFNLVQTETDVQKLQDKLNGGHIEEVIVQAENELSLARKMIQWKPWEPLVEEPPSDQWRWPI; encoded by the exons ATGGCGGGGACGCTGAGGAAG CGCCTGCGAATACTGTACACAAAAATCCTTGGTGTCCTGCAAAATATTCCTAAAGATGCAGCATATAGGAAATACACTGAGCAGATTGTAAATCAACGATTTAATTTGGTGCAAACG GAGACTGATGTGCAAAAACTACAGGACAAACTGAACGGTGGTCACATAGAAGAAGTCATTGTGCAG GCTGAAAATGAGCTTTCCCTGGCAAGAAAAATGATACAGTGGAAACCATGGGAGCCTCTAGTTGAAGAACCTCCTTCTGACCAGTGGAGATGGCCAATATAA
- the NDUFA5 gene encoding NADH dehydrogenase [ubiquinone] 1 alpha subcomplex subunit 5 isoform X1, which produces MRPAAGGAGGVSRGAAMAGTLRKTTGLVGLAVSENPRERLRILYTKILGVLQNIPKDAAYRKYTEQIVNQRFNLVQTETDVQKLQDKLNGGHIEEVIVQAENELSLARKMIQWKPWEPLVEEPPSDQWRWPI; this is translated from the exons ATGCGCCCGGCGGCGGGTGGCGCAGGGGGCGTTTCGCGCGGCGCAGCCATGGCGGGGACGCTGAGGAAG ACCACTGGACTTGTAGGATTGGCTGTATCGGAAAACCCTCGTGAG CGCCTGCGAATACTGTACACAAAAATCCTTGGTGTCCTGCAAAATATTCCTAAAGATGCAGCATATAGGAAATACACTGAGCAGATTGTAAATCAACGATTTAATTTGGTGCAAACG GAGACTGATGTGCAAAAACTACAGGACAAACTGAACGGTGGTCACATAGAAGAAGTCATTGTGCAG GCTGAAAATGAGCTTTCCCTGGCAAGAAAAATGATACAGTGGAAACCATGGGAGCCTCTAGTTGAAGAACCTCCTTCTGACCAGTGGAGATGGCCAATATAA
- the NDUFA5 gene encoding NADH dehydrogenase [ubiquinone] 1 alpha subcomplex subunit 5 isoform X2 — protein sequence MTQDGPRQTTGLVGLAVSENPRERLRILYTKILGVLQNIPKDAAYRKYTEQIVNQRFNLVQTETDVQKLQDKLNGGHIEEVIVQAENELSLARKMIQWKPWEPLVEEPPSDQWRWPI from the exons ATGACCCAGGACGGTCCCCGTCAG ACCACTGGACTTGTAGGATTGGCTGTATCGGAAAACCCTCGTGAG CGCCTGCGAATACTGTACACAAAAATCCTTGGTGTCCTGCAAAATATTCCTAAAGATGCAGCATATAGGAAATACACTGAGCAGATTGTAAATCAACGATTTAATTTGGTGCAAACG GAGACTGATGTGCAAAAACTACAGGACAAACTGAACGGTGGTCACATAGAAGAAGTCATTGTGCAG GCTGAAAATGAGCTTTCCCTGGCAAGAAAAATGATACAGTGGAAACCATGGGAGCCTCTAGTTGAAGAACCTCCTTCTGACCAGTGGAGATGGCCAATATAA